In Actinomadura luzonensis, the genomic window CTCGTCGGCCAGGCTTCCCTGCTGCACCGCCAGGCCACCCGCGACCAGCGCGATCGTGAGCAGCCCCGCCAGGCTCAGCGCGACCAGCCGGTCGCGCCTGGTCCTGCGCCGGGTCAGCGTGGCGGCGGCGGCCAGGAAGTCGCGCTCGGCGGGGGAGAGCGTGATGTTCCTGCGGGCCGTGGCCGCCCACTGGAGTGCGGCCTCCAGAGAGGTGCCCTGGAACAGGTCGCCGTCCCTGCGGCCCGACCGGTCCCAGCGGCGGGCGGCGGTCAGGATCTCCCGGTGCACGGCCAGCCCGTCCCGGTTCGTCTCCACCCAGCGGCGGTAGCGGGGCCAGGCCAGCGGCAGCGCCGGGCGGGCCAGCCAGACCTCCTCGCCGTTCCGGGCGAGCAGGTAGCCGAACACCTCAAGGATCCGGGTCACGGAGGAGACCTCGGGCGGGGTCCTGCCCTCCAGCAGTTCGGCCAGCTCGGCCCGGCGCCCCGACAGGTCGCCGTGCTCCCCCACCGTGACCAGCCTCAGGAACACCTCCGGCGCGAGCTCGCGCTCGTCGGCATTGAGCATGGCGTACGCGTCCTCGGCCAGCGTGCCCAGCGCCGGATCGTCCGCCTCGGCGGCCATCCCGGACGCCTCCCTGCCGCCCTCGGCCAGCAGATGCCGCAGGTCCAGGCCCGTGCCGCCGCTGACCAGGGCGAGCAGCAACTCACTGGCGCGGGGCCGGTGCAGCGGCTCCTTGCTGAGCGCGGCGGCAACCATCGGACGCAACGGGGCGGGCAGCACGCTCAGGTCCGGAGTGGCGGACATGACCCGGTGCATGACGGCGCCCAGGCTGTCTGCCTGGAACGGGTCCACGCCGGTCGCCGCGTACAGCATGATCGCGCCCCACGCGAACACGTCGGCCGGCGGCCCGGCCCGGTGGCCGGTGAACACCTCCGGCGCCATGTACGTCGGCGTTCCCTTCACCAGGCCGGTCTCGGTCAGCGACATGTCGTCGGTCCTGGCGATGCCGAAGTCGATCACGCGCGGCCCGTCCGGTCCGAGCAGCACGTTGTCGGGTTTGAGATCGCGGTGGACCACCCCGGCGTCGTGGATGGCGGTCAGCGCCGTGGCCACCGCCGTCGCCAGCCGGTGCAGGTCGCCGCCGGAGAAGCGGCGGCCCGCGGCGACGGCGGCGCGCAGGCTCTGCCCCCCGACGTACTCACTGACGATGTACGGCCGGGGCCCGTCGAGCCGGGCCTCGATGATCCGCGCCGTGCAGAACGAGGCCACCCGCTGGGCCGCCGTGGCCTCCTTGGCGAGCTCGGCGACCTGGCCGGTGTGCAGCACCTTGATCGCGACCCGGGTGCCGTCCTCCGCGTAGCCCTCGTAGACCACTCCCTGGCCGCCCGCTCCGAGCCGTCCGGCCAACCAGTACGTTCCCAGCTGCTGCGGGTCCCCGTCGATCAACATGTGCACGGCTCGTTGGACGAGGGTACGGGCGGGAAAGTTGCGGCCGGCCGTCCGGTGTGACGCTCGATCCCGTGACCTCGGCGAAAATCGCCGGCTACCGGCCACGGCACGCGCCGCCGGAATGGGACCTGGTCGCCGACCGGCCGGCTCGCCCTGTGGTGCCCCACCGCACCGGCCTGCCCGACGATCCGCAGGTCTGGCTGCGGCACGAGACCATCGACGCCTTCGTACTGAAAGCCCCGGCCGTCGTGTCGGCGCCCTACTCGCCCGGCCGGCTGGCCGCTACGCCGAAGCCAATGGATCGCGACCCAGACCATCCCCGGCTTCGCCCTCACCCCGAAGCCCGGGACCACATCCCGCCTCCCGCCGACGCCGCACTGGCCGACGTGCTGCGCGGCAACGCCCCCGCGCGACTCCACGACGACGACATCGTCCTCTGCCGCCTCCACGGCAGCTACCCCTGGGACGCGGCTCCGACCGCCTTCGCCTATAACTGGGCACGAGACAACGGCGGCGCTCCCCAGCTGCGACTACGCCTGCTGCATCAGCCCGACCTCATGCCGGGCTCGTTGCCCGTTCCTGCCGGACCGCTGCCGTCACCGGGGCGAAGCCCGCGGGCGTGGCCGCCGAGATGCGGCCGCGGCGGTGGCGTCCGCAGCCGCTCCTGTTCGCCGGCGATCCGACCTCGGTCTCATCGAGGGCCGGCACTCCGGCTGCCACTCTCTGCGCACCGGCAGGGTCCCTTTTCTCCCTGATCGCACGGGAGATTCGCCAGCACCCTGCTCGGTACAGACGTGGCTACGGCCCGGGCTGGTGGCGCGAACCCCCGAGCGGTGTGGGCCTTCGGCCGTGCGCGAGGAATCACGTGTCCTTCTCGTCGCGCCAGCCGCCGGGTTCGGGATGGTAGCCGTAAGCGGCGGCCCGCACCGTGTCCTCGTCCTCCAGCCCGGAACCGATCGTGCCGCCGACGGTGGCCAGGGAGCTGATGATCCAGGCCAGGGTCAGGTAGTCGGCGAGGCCGGCCGGCCGTTTCAGGTTCTGTTCCAGCACCGAGGTGTCGATCAGCAACGCCGCGACGAGTGCCGTCCCGGCGAACAGCACCAGATAGGACACCACGGCGGCCAGGGTGAGGGTGAGGATCGTGCCCAGGTTGAACAGCCGGGCCAGCTCGGCCGGTGTCTCCCCGCCCGGTCTCTCCCACAGGCCGTGCGCGATGATGAGCCAGGTCACCAGCGCGGTCAGTCCGAGGAGCATGATCACGGTCAGGCGGAGCCCGCCGAGCGCGTCACCCATTTCCCAGATGGTGTCGGTGGTGAGCGCGAACGCGGCCGTGGCGAAGGCGCCGGCCAGGAGTTTGGACAGGCCCAGCAGGGCGCGTCCGGGGCGGTTGGCGCGGACCATTCCGGTCAGCAGGCGCAGCCGGCCGGCCAGTCGTGAGGCGACGTAGCCCAGTTCGCCGGCGTCGGCCTCGCCGATCACCCGGTGGATGGCGGCGACCTGGCCGGTCAGCTCGGCCGGTGCCCCGCCGGTCCGGGGTACCCGCTCCTGGGACGCGTCAGCGAGCAACCGGCCCACCAGACCGGGGACGGCGGCGTGAAGCGCTCGCAGCTGGCGTAGCCCCAGTGCGGGCAAGGACACCATCGCGACCCGGCGCCGGGCGGACGCCTGCGCGACCAGCGGCACCCGCTCGGTGTGCAGCGGCAGGTCGGTCAGGCAGATCGCGACGTCCCACCGGGCGTCGGCGCGCCGTCGGGCGAGATCGTCGAGCAGCGCCTCGACGCCGCCGTCGCGGCGCGGGGCCACCTCACCCCAGCCTGCCCGGACGGTCCACCGGATGTCCGGGTCCACCTGCTCGGCGAGCCGGCCGGCCAGTTCGGCGGCGAGCCGCGCGACCACCTGCGCCGGATAGTCCGGCGGGGTCGCCACGAGTCCGACGACGATCTCCGGCCGATGCTGCTCACTGTTGGCCATGGGCGCTCCTCGCCGGTAGCCGGGCGACGTCCCGGCAGTGACTACCCGTCGTGGCGCGACACATGCGGTCGTGCTGGATCGTGCTTGACGTCTCGTACCCGTATGGACACTGAGGGTGTCCGTCTGTGGGTTCAGACGGTTTTCCGGGGGTATCCGCCTGGGGGCCGCCCGTGGAGAGAGCGGCATCTGCGACGGGGGGATCGTCATGAAGGCAGTGGTGTACGAGGGGCCACGGCAGGTCAGGGTCAAGGAGGTGCCGGACGCGCGGATCGAACGGCCGACCGACGTCCTGGTGCGGATCACGTCCGCGAACATCTGCGGCTCCGACCTGCACATGTACGAGGGCCGGACCGACTTCGAGCCCGGCCGCTGGTTCGGGCACGAGAACCTGGGTCAGGTGGTCGAGGTCGGCGATGGGGTGGACAAGGTCCAGGTGGGCGACTGGGTCGTGCTGCCCTTCAACATCGCCTGCGGGCACTGCAAGAACTGCGAGCGTCAGCTCACGAACTACTGCCTGACCGCCCAGCCCGAGCCGAAGCTGGCCGGCGCCGCCTACGGCTTCGCCGACATGGGCCCCTACGGCGGCGGGCAGGCCGAGCTGCTGCGCGTGCCCTGGGGCGACTTCAACTGCCTGCGGCTGGGCGAGGACGCCGAGCAGCGCCAGAGCGACTACGTCATGCTCGCCGACATCTTCCCGACCGGCTACCACGCCACCGAGATGGCCGGCGTGCGGCCCGGCGACCAGACGGTCATCTACGGCGCGGGCCCGGTCGGGCTGATGGCCGCCCTCTCGGCGACCATCCGGGGAGCGAGCAAGGTGATGGTCGTCGACCGCCACCCCGACCGGCTGCGGCTGGCCGAGTCGATCGGCGCGATCGCCATCGACGACTCCAAGGTCGACCCGGTGCAGGTCGTGCTGGACGAGACGATGGGGCTGGGCGCGGACAACGGCTGCGAGTGCGTCGGCTATCAGGCGCACGAGCCCGACGGCCATGAGCAGCCCAACCTGACGATGAACCGGCTGGTCGCCTCGGTGCGCTTCACCGGGCGGATCGGCTGCGTCGGCGTCTTCATACCTCAGGACCCGGGGGCCGGCGACGAGCTGGCCAAGCAGGGCAAACTCGCCTTCGACTTCGGCATGTTCTGGTTCAAGGGCCAGCACGTCGGCAGCGGCCAGGCCCCGGTCAAGAAGTACAACCGGCAGCTGCGCGACCTGATCGCCGCGGGCAAGGCCGAACCGTCCTTCATCGTCAGCCACGAGCTGCCTCTCGACCAGGCGCCGGAGGCGTATGAGCACTTCGACAATCGGGACGAGGGCTGGACGAAGGTCGTCCTGCACCCGGCGACGGCGGGGGCGGGTGCCTGACATGGCCGGAGAGCTGAACGGACGCCGGGTCGCCATCCTCGCGGCCGACGGGGTGGAGCGAGTAGAGCTGGAGCGGCCGCGGCAGGCGCTGGACGACGCCGGCGCCCGCACCGTCGTGGTC contains:
- a CDS encoding glutathione-independent formaldehyde dehydrogenase; this translates as MKAVVYEGPRQVRVKEVPDARIERPTDVLVRITSANICGSDLHMYEGRTDFEPGRWFGHENLGQVVEVGDGVDKVQVGDWVVLPFNIACGHCKNCERQLTNYCLTAQPEPKLAGAAYGFADMGPYGGGQAELLRVPWGDFNCLRLGEDAEQRQSDYVMLADIFPTGYHATEMAGVRPGDQTVIYGAGPVGLMAALSATIRGASKVMVVDRHPDRLRLAESIGAIAIDDSKVDPVQVVLDETMGLGADNGCECVGYQAHEPDGHEQPNLTMNRLVASVRFTGRIGCVGVFIPQDPGAGDELAKQGKLAFDFGMFWFKGQHVGSGQAPVKKYNRQLRDLIAAGKAEPSFIVSHELPLDQAPEAYEHFDNRDEGWTKVVLHPATAGAGA